A region of Mycobacteriales bacterium DNA encodes the following proteins:
- a CDS encoding aldo/keto reductase, which produces MTPAVPALSASLPSGGAIPLLGFGTWRLEGPAAQQSVEQALEAGYRHLDTATIYGNEREVGAGLRSSGVPREEVFVTTKCPPDRATEARVVLEQSLEALGLDAVDLWLVHWPPAAPVPLWEHFLHAREHGLATDVGVSNFSLEQLDELEQATGVLPAVNQVKWSPLLYDQAVENGHRERGVVLEGYSGLKGGTLEHPVVTGTAARLGRTPAQVVNRWHLQHGVVTIPKSSTPERIRSNADLDGFSLSPEDLAALDALGR; this is translated from the coding sequence ATGACTCCTGCCGTCCCCGCCCTGTCCGCGTCGCTCCCGTCCGGCGGCGCCATCCCGCTGCTGGGCTTCGGGACCTGGCGGCTCGAGGGCCCGGCCGCTCAGCAGTCGGTCGAGCAGGCGTTGGAGGCGGGCTACCGGCACCTGGACACCGCCACGATCTACGGCAACGAGCGGGAGGTGGGCGCGGGGCTGCGCTCGTCGGGAGTGCCCCGCGAGGAGGTCTTCGTGACCACGAAGTGCCCGCCGGACAGGGCCACCGAGGCGCGGGTCGTGCTGGAGCAGTCGCTGGAGGCGCTCGGCCTGGACGCGGTGGACCTGTGGCTCGTCCACTGGCCGCCTGCGGCGCCGGTGCCGCTGTGGGAGCACTTCCTGCACGCTCGTGAGCACGGGCTCGCCACGGACGTGGGTGTCAGCAACTTCAGCCTGGAGCAGCTGGACGAGCTGGAGCAGGCGACGGGGGTGCTGCCGGCCGTGAACCAGGTCAAGTGGAGCCCACTGCTGTACGACCAGGCCGTCGAGAACGGCCACCGCGAGCGGGGCGTCGTCCTGGAGGGCTACAGCGGCCTCAAGGGCGGCACCCTGGAGCACCCCGTCGTCACCGGCACCGCCGCGCGGCTGGGGCGGACCCCGGCGCAGGTCGTCAACCGCTGGCACCTGCAGCACGGCGTGGTCACGATCCCGAAGTCGTCCACCCCGGAGCGGATCCGGTCCAACGCCGACCTCGACGGCTTCTCGCTCAGCCCCGAGGACCTGGCCGCGCTGGACGCTCTGGGCCGATAG